In a single window of the Jaculus jaculus isolate mJacJac1 chromosome 9, mJacJac1.mat.Y.cur, whole genome shotgun sequence genome:
- the Nhsl1 gene encoding NHS-like protein 1 isoform X1, producing MKKEGSSGPFRLKPNPGSLSRAVSWINFSSLSRQTKRLFRSDGELSVCGQQVEGHDENWIYRTQPRKAVSNLDEESRWTVHYTAPWHQQENVFLPTTRPPCVEDLHRQAKLNLKSVLRECDKLRRDGCRSSQYSSQGPTFAGSSSPGDADQDEDGETEPQCSLSSSEERLIGIRRPKTPASGDFSDLNTQTNWTKSLPLPTPEEKMRQQAQTVQTDVVPINITGENFDRQASLRRSLIYTDTLVRRPKKVRRRKTITGVPDNIHKELASGTSQDDIDGHSTYAPDQYATLARLDSYRCAGQRSETRDSSCQTETMKVIPPSVRRIRAHKGLGIAAQMSHFSGSSGNMSVLSDSAGVVLPSRLSSDAGFHSLPRSGARASTYSLGARLGALGPGEDMGGTFSYQEKDLQGDEHLGRLRGASSTGTLLRPRSQELRFLGTENTVSPACVVSPHATYSTSIIPNATLLSSSEIIVIHTAQSTGQLNGRMTSSSSKMKPRGLIPRCSVKDDHHSPTCHWTEGHSIHSQALVSPTPSATTLLSLCDSEVSLNAPAHQENGSQAMPYNCRNSLSFPAHPSDVDGKSESSYSGDRGQGSSESWECKTSSNGRASPLKPHLATPGCSTPTSNLSSCSLDQTSIKEDARSLYSEDHDGCYASTHSDSGRGSGNLYTSHDGFGNPRHSVVNVFDGRALKSQGDRSSHLDKSLCRNISLKKAKKPPLPPSRTDSLRRIPKKSSQPNGQVLNESLIASLQESLQLSLPGKGGSSPSQSPCSEFEEPWLPRSRSQSAVSASSSVTSATTAHMHSLCGVTPSQSDTSSCKSEYTDPWGYYIDYTSMQEDPGNPAGGCSASTGAPTGNGPVGHIQEGSRAPMPQVPGDSVKPKITSPEKSQRVTSPSSGYSSQSNTPTALTPVPVFLKSMSPANGKGKAKPKVPERKSSLISTASISSSSSSLSSNTCTEGSGTGRKPDSAPGSPSAPPPPPPPLPPLPCPYPADKSPLPPPPPLAESSRDSPVPPSPVFPPPPPEALVPFCPSPDRCPPPPPAAPLSFSGPSAPLPRPPPFLPASQPPPAPPLDPKLMRDTRPSCKNSGQPEPSRGAPRPPASKEEGCRPPMPLITAEALQMVQLRPVRKNSGAEATLLSEPSGEEQGTPTAPQYHLKPSAFLRSRNSINEMESESQPACVPSSPAKNPSQGDHDSAAERGGPPGRSHGAGCPGPGPRTSPLPDSSSPSKKPPPISKKPKLFLVVPPPQRDFTAEPTESGSEASSGVPSATKAEGGSGHSQEANANPAARAGAQAPAPTPSSSVVLEGGASGSTAPRRSEAPMVQPAASPASTQEEPARSSVHGGGVVESSLSRQDGEAGALESNLAATDVCDFSTEEGSGEVMTPTRPRTTEDLFAAIHRSKRKVLGRKDSAEDDHTRNHSPSPPVTPTGAAPNLASPKQVGSIQRSMRKSSTSSDNFKALLLKKGSRSDTSARMSAAEMLKTTDPRFQRSRSEPSPDAPESPSSCSPNKNRRAQEEWAKNEGLMPRSLSFSGPRYSRSRTPPSAASSRYSLRNRIQSSPMTVISEGEGEAPEPADGRARRPLDAAKGCALDTLAAQEVDQGRLPCAMEPSSADGAGRAEGKGLSEQGRGAGQEES from the exons tgttctctctcttcttcagaAGAGAGACTTATTGGCATCAGGAGACCTAAAACGCCAGCCTCAGGTGACTTCTCTGACCTTAATACGCAGACAAACTGGACAAAGTCTCTGCCACTGCCGACACCCGAAGAGAAGATGCGACAGCAAGCCCAGACGGTCCAGACGGACGTGGTGCCCATTAACATAACTG GGGAGAATTTCGATCGCCAGGCCAGCCTGCGGCGGTCTCTAATTTACACAGACACTCTGGTAAGACGACCGAAGAAAGTCAGAAGGAGAAAGACTATTACAGGAGTCCCTGACAACATACACAAGGAGCTAG CATCGGGCACTAGCCAAGATGACATTGATGGTCATTCAACATATGCGCCAGACCAGTACGCTACACTAGCAAGGCTCGATAGCTATCGCTGTGCCGGGCAGCGCTCGGaaaccagggactccagctgtcAGACTGAGACTATGAAAGTCATACCCCCATCAGTGAGAAGAATCAGGGCCCACAAGGGGCTCGGCATCGCTGCCCAGATGAGCCACTTTTCAGGCTCCTCTGGCAACATGTCCGTGCTGAGCGACTCGGCTGGTGTCGTGTTACCTTCCCGCCTCAGTAGTGATGCCGGCTTCCACAGTCTTCCACGTTCTGGCGCGAGAGCAAGCACTTACTCCCTGGGGGCAAGGCTGGGTGCCCTGGGCCCTGGAGAAGACATGGGTGGCACTTTTTCCTACCAGGAGAAGGACCTGCAAGGAGACGAACACTTAGGACGGTTAAGAGGTGCTTCTAGTACCGGAACACTTTTGAGACCCAGATCCCAGGAACTGAGGTTCTTGGGGACTGAAAATACAGTGAGCCCCGCATGCGTGGTTTCTCCTCATGCCACCTACTCCACCAGCATCATCCCAAATGCCACACTCCTGTCCTCCTCAGAGATCATTGTCATTCACACTGCTCAGAGTACGGGGCAGCTGAATGGCAGAATGACCAGCTCTTCCTCCAAGATGAAACCCAGAGGGCTCATCCCCAGATGTTCTGTGAAAGATGACCACCATTCCCCCACTTGCCACTGGACTGAGGGTCACTCCATTCATTCACAAGCCTTAGTCTCTCCCACCCCCAGTGCCACCACACTGTTGTCCCTCTGTGATTCAGAGGTCTCCCTGAATGCCCCGGCACATCAGGAGAACGGGTCCCAAGCCATGCCCTATAACTGTAGAAACAGCCTGAGCTTTCCTGCCCATCCCTCCGATGTGGATGGCAAGAGTGAGTCCAGTTATTCAGGGGACAGAGGGCAAGGCAGCTCCGAGTCTTGGGAATGCAAAACCTCCAGCAATGGGCGGGCGTCCCCACTGAAGCCACACCTAGCAACCCCTGGCTGCTCTACTCCCACGAGTAACTTGAGCAGTTGCAGTCTGGACCAAACGTCCATCAAGGAGGATGCCAGGTCCCTGTACTCAGAGGACCACGACGGCTGCTACGCGTCCACGCACAGTGACTCTGGCCGTGGGTCTGGAAACCTATACACCAGCCACGACGGCTTTGGCAACCCCAGGCACAGCGTGGTCAACGTTTTCGACGGCCGGGCTCTGAAGAGCCAAGGGGACCGGTCGAGCCACCTCGATAAATCGCTTTGCAGAAATATCTCtttgaagaaagcaaagaagccACCTCTGCCACCGTCCCGAACGGACTCTCTGCGCAGGATTCCCAAGAAGAGCAGCCAGCCCAACGGGCAGGTGCTCAACGAGAGCCTGATCGCCTCTCTCCAGGAGTCTCTGCAGCTGAGCCTCCCTGGCAAGGGTGGCAGCTCGCCCTCACAGAGCCCCTGCAGCGAGTTTGAGGAGCCCTGGCTGCCCCGTTCCCGGAGCCAGAGCGCAGTGAGCGCCAGCAGCAGCGTGACCTCCGCCACCACCGCCCACATGCACTCCCTGTGCGGGGTCACACCCTCGCAGAGCGACACCAGCAGTTGCAAGTCAGAGTACACGGACCCCTGGGGTTACTACATCGACTACACCAGCATGCAGGAAGACCCCGGGAACCCCGCGGGTGGCTGCTCAGCCAGCACTGGGGCCCCGACTGGAAATGGACCGGTGGGCCACATCCAAGAGGGGTCCAGAGCTCCCATGCCCCAAGTGCCTGGTGACTCAGTCAAACCAAAGATCACCTCGCCAGAGAAGTCACAGCGAGTCACCTCTCCATCCAGTGGGTATTCCAGCCAATCGAACACGCCCACAGCGCTCACCCCCGTGCCTGTGTTTTTAAAGTCGATGTCACCAGCAAATGGGAAGGGGAAGGCCAAGCCCAAGGTACCGGAAAGGAAGTCCTCTCTGATCTCCACGGCCTCTATCTCCTCCTcgtcctcttctctctcctccaacACCTGTACGGAAGGAAGTGGCACCGGGAGGAAGCCCGATTCAGCGCCGggctctccctctgcccctccaccccctcctccGCCTCTCCCCCCTTTACCATGTCCATATCCAGCAGACaagtctccccttcctcctccgcCTCCTCTAGCTGAGAGCTCCAGAGACTCTCCTGTGCCTCCCTCCCCTGTCTTCCCACCTCCCCCACCAGAAGCCCTGGTCCCCTTCTGCCCGTCCCCGGACAGgtgcccgcccccgccccccgcagcCCCCCTCTCCTTCTCCGGGCCCTCGGCTCCCTTGCCAAGACCTCCACCTTTCTTACCTGCCTCGCAGCCCCCGCCTGCCCCACCTCTGGACCCCAAACTTATGAGAGATACCAGGCCTTCTTGCAAAAACTCTGGACAGCCCGAACCCTCCCGGGGGGCTCCCAGGCCACCTGCCAGCAAGGAGGAGGGCTGCCGGCCCCCCATGCCCCTGATCACGGCGGAGGCGCTGCAGATGGTGCAGCTGAGGCCGGTGAGAAAGAACTCAGGCGCCGAGGCCACCCTGTTGTCTGAGCCATCAGGTGAGGAGCAAGGAACGCCGACTGCTCCACAGTATCACTTAAAGCCATCTGCTTTCCTGAGATCCCGAAATAGCATAAATGAAATGGAGAGCGAAAGCCAGCCTGCCTGTGTGCCGAGCTCGCCTGCCAAGAACCCAAGTCAGGGTGACCATGACAGTGCAGCCGAGCGTGGCGGGCCTCCGGGTCGCAGCCATGGAGCTGGGTGTCCCGGGCCCGGCCCCAGGACCAGTCCACTCCCAGACTCTTCTTCACCCAGCAAGAAGCCACCCCCTATCTCCAAGAAGCCCAAACTGTTCCTGGTGGTGCCACCTCCGCAGAGAGATTTCACTGCGGAGCCCACAGAGAGCGGGAGCGAAGCGTCCTCAGGCGTGCCCAGCGCCACTAAGGCAGAGGGAGGCTCTGGGCACAGCCAAGAGGCAAACGCGAACCCAGCAGCCCGAGCTGGTGCTCAGGCCCCAGCCCCAACCCCCAGCAGCTCCGTCGTGCTGGAAGGAGGAGCTTCAGGGTCCACAGCCCCTCGCCGTTCAGAAGCCCCCATGGTCCAGCCCGCTGCCTCGCCAGCCTCCACGCAAGAAGAGCCAGCCCGGAGCAGCGTGCACGGTGGGGGCGTCGTCGAGAGCAGCTTGTCTCGCCAGGATGGAGAAG CTGGGGCGCTGGAGTCCAACTTGGCTGCCACGGACGTGTGCGACTTCTCCACGGAAGAGGGGAGTGGCGAGGTGATGACTCCCACGAGGCCCCGGACCACCGAAGACCTGTTTGCAGCTATTCACAG ATCCAAAAGAAAAGTCCTTGGCCGGAAAGACTCGGCGGAGGATGATCACACCCGCAAccactccccctccccaccagtgACACCCACGGGTGCTGCCCCCAACCTGGCCTCCCCGAAACAAGTCGGGTCCATTCAGAGGAGCATGCGGAAGAGCAGCACGAGCAGCGACAACTTCAAGGCGCTGCTGCTGAAGAAGGGCAGCCGCTCGGACACCAGCGCGCGCATGTCGGCGGCGGAGATGCTGAAGACCACCGACCCGCGGTTCCAGAGGTCTAGGTCGGAGCCCTCGCCGGATGCCCCCGAAAGCCCGTCCAGCTGCTCCCCCAACAAGAATCGGAGGGCCCAGGAGGAGTGGGCCAAGAATGAAGGCCTGATGCCCCGCAGCCTGTCCTTCTCGGGCCCCAGGTACAGCCGCAGCCGGACGCCCCCGTCGGCGGCCAGCAGCAGGTACAGCCTGCGGAATCGCATCCAGAGCAGCCCCATGACGGTCATCTCCGAGGGCGAGGGCGAGGCGCCGGAGCCCGCCGACGGCAGGGCGCGCCGGCCGCTGGACGCTGCCAAGGGATGCGCCCTGGACACGCTGGCCGCGCAGGAGGTGGACCAGGGCCGGCTGCCGTGTGCCATGGAGCCCAGCTCAGCGGATGGGGCGGGCAGGGCGGAAGGCAAGGGTCTCTCGGAGCAGGGTAGGGGTGCTGGGCAGGAGGAGAGTTAG
- the Nhsl1 gene encoding NHS-like protein 1 isoform X4, with protein MFCLKAVSNLDEESRWTVHYTAPWHQQENVFLPTTRPPCVEDLHRQAKLNLKSVLRECDKLRRDGCRSSQYSSQGPTFAGSSSPGDADQDEDGETEPQCSLSSSEERLIGIRRPKTPASGDFSDLNTQTNWTKSLPLPTPEEKMRQQAQTVQTDVVPINITGENFDRQASLRRSLIYTDTLVRRPKKVRRRKTITGVPDNIHKELASGTSQDDIDGHSTYAPDQYATLARLDSYRCAGQRSETRDSSCQTETMKVIPPSVRRIRAHKGLGIAAQMSHFSGSSGNMSVLSDSAGVVLPSRLSSDAGFHSLPRSGARASTYSLGARLGALGPGEDMGGTFSYQEKDLQGDEHLGRLRGASSTGTLLRPRSQELRFLGTENTVSPACVVSPHATYSTSIIPNATLLSSSEIIVIHTAQSTGQLNGRMTSSSSKMKPRGLIPRCSVKDDHHSPTCHWTEGHSIHSQALVSPTPSATTLLSLCDSEVSLNAPAHQENGSQAMPYNCRNSLSFPAHPSDVDGKSESSYSGDRGQGSSESWECKTSSNGRASPLKPHLATPGCSTPTSNLSSCSLDQTSIKEDARSLYSEDHDGCYASTHSDSGRGSGNLYTSHDGFGNPRHSVVNVFDGRALKSQGDRSSHLDKSLCRNISLKKAKKPPLPPSRTDSLRRIPKKSSQPNGQVLNESLIASLQESLQLSLPGKGGSSPSQSPCSEFEEPWLPRSRSQSAVSASSSVTSATTAHMHSLCGVTPSQSDTSSCKSEYTDPWGYYIDYTSMQEDPGNPAGGCSASTGAPTGNGPVGHIQEGSRAPMPQVPGDSVKPKITSPEKSQRVTSPSSGYSSQSNTPTALTPVPVFLKSMSPANGKGKAKPKVPERKSSLISTASISSSSSSLSSNTCTEGSGTGRKPDSAPGSPSAPPPPPPPLPPLPCPYPADKSPLPPPPPLAESSRDSPVPPSPVFPPPPPEALVPFCPSPDRCPPPPPAAPLSFSGPSAPLPRPPPFLPASQPPPAPPLDPKLMRDTRPSCKNSGQPEPSRGAPRPPASKEEGCRPPMPLITAEALQMVQLRPVRKNSGAEATLLSEPSGEEQGTPTAPQYHLKPSAFLRSRNSINEMESESQPACVPSSPAKNPSQGDHDSAAERGGPPGRSHGAGCPGPGPRTSPLPDSSSPSKKPPPISKKPKLFLVVPPPQRDFTAEPTESGSEASSGVPSATKAEGGSGHSQEANANPAARAGAQAPAPTPSSSVVLEGGASGSTAPRRSEAPMVQPAASPASTQEEPARSSVHGGGVVESSLSRQDGEAGALESNLAATDVCDFSTEEGSGEVMTPTRPRTTEDLFAAIHRSKRKVLGRKDSAEDDHTRNHSPSPPVTPTGAAPNLASPKQVGSIQRSMRKSSTSSDNFKALLLKKGSRSDTSARMSAAEMLKTTDPRFQRSRSEPSPDAPESPSSCSPNKNRRAQEEWAKNEGLMPRSLSFSGPRYSRSRTPPSAASSRYSLRNRIQSSPMTVISEGEGEAPEPADGRARRPLDAAKGCALDTLAAQEVDQGRLPCAMEPSSADGAGRAEGKGLSEQGRGAGQEES; from the exons tgttctctctcttcttcagaAGAGAGACTTATTGGCATCAGGAGACCTAAAACGCCAGCCTCAGGTGACTTCTCTGACCTTAATACGCAGACAAACTGGACAAAGTCTCTGCCACTGCCGACACCCGAAGAGAAGATGCGACAGCAAGCCCAGACGGTCCAGACGGACGTGGTGCCCATTAACATAACTG GGGAGAATTTCGATCGCCAGGCCAGCCTGCGGCGGTCTCTAATTTACACAGACACTCTGGTAAGACGACCGAAGAAAGTCAGAAGGAGAAAGACTATTACAGGAGTCCCTGACAACATACACAAGGAGCTAG CATCGGGCACTAGCCAAGATGACATTGATGGTCATTCAACATATGCGCCAGACCAGTACGCTACACTAGCAAGGCTCGATAGCTATCGCTGTGCCGGGCAGCGCTCGGaaaccagggactccagctgtcAGACTGAGACTATGAAAGTCATACCCCCATCAGTGAGAAGAATCAGGGCCCACAAGGGGCTCGGCATCGCTGCCCAGATGAGCCACTTTTCAGGCTCCTCTGGCAACATGTCCGTGCTGAGCGACTCGGCTGGTGTCGTGTTACCTTCCCGCCTCAGTAGTGATGCCGGCTTCCACAGTCTTCCACGTTCTGGCGCGAGAGCAAGCACTTACTCCCTGGGGGCAAGGCTGGGTGCCCTGGGCCCTGGAGAAGACATGGGTGGCACTTTTTCCTACCAGGAGAAGGACCTGCAAGGAGACGAACACTTAGGACGGTTAAGAGGTGCTTCTAGTACCGGAACACTTTTGAGACCCAGATCCCAGGAACTGAGGTTCTTGGGGACTGAAAATACAGTGAGCCCCGCATGCGTGGTTTCTCCTCATGCCACCTACTCCACCAGCATCATCCCAAATGCCACACTCCTGTCCTCCTCAGAGATCATTGTCATTCACACTGCTCAGAGTACGGGGCAGCTGAATGGCAGAATGACCAGCTCTTCCTCCAAGATGAAACCCAGAGGGCTCATCCCCAGATGTTCTGTGAAAGATGACCACCATTCCCCCACTTGCCACTGGACTGAGGGTCACTCCATTCATTCACAAGCCTTAGTCTCTCCCACCCCCAGTGCCACCACACTGTTGTCCCTCTGTGATTCAGAGGTCTCCCTGAATGCCCCGGCACATCAGGAGAACGGGTCCCAAGCCATGCCCTATAACTGTAGAAACAGCCTGAGCTTTCCTGCCCATCCCTCCGATGTGGATGGCAAGAGTGAGTCCAGTTATTCAGGGGACAGAGGGCAAGGCAGCTCCGAGTCTTGGGAATGCAAAACCTCCAGCAATGGGCGGGCGTCCCCACTGAAGCCACACCTAGCAACCCCTGGCTGCTCTACTCCCACGAGTAACTTGAGCAGTTGCAGTCTGGACCAAACGTCCATCAAGGAGGATGCCAGGTCCCTGTACTCAGAGGACCACGACGGCTGCTACGCGTCCACGCACAGTGACTCTGGCCGTGGGTCTGGAAACCTATACACCAGCCACGACGGCTTTGGCAACCCCAGGCACAGCGTGGTCAACGTTTTCGACGGCCGGGCTCTGAAGAGCCAAGGGGACCGGTCGAGCCACCTCGATAAATCGCTTTGCAGAAATATCTCtttgaagaaagcaaagaagccACCTCTGCCACCGTCCCGAACGGACTCTCTGCGCAGGATTCCCAAGAAGAGCAGCCAGCCCAACGGGCAGGTGCTCAACGAGAGCCTGATCGCCTCTCTCCAGGAGTCTCTGCAGCTGAGCCTCCCTGGCAAGGGTGGCAGCTCGCCCTCACAGAGCCCCTGCAGCGAGTTTGAGGAGCCCTGGCTGCCCCGTTCCCGGAGCCAGAGCGCAGTGAGCGCCAGCAGCAGCGTGACCTCCGCCACCACCGCCCACATGCACTCCCTGTGCGGGGTCACACCCTCGCAGAGCGACACCAGCAGTTGCAAGTCAGAGTACACGGACCCCTGGGGTTACTACATCGACTACACCAGCATGCAGGAAGACCCCGGGAACCCCGCGGGTGGCTGCTCAGCCAGCACTGGGGCCCCGACTGGAAATGGACCGGTGGGCCACATCCAAGAGGGGTCCAGAGCTCCCATGCCCCAAGTGCCTGGTGACTCAGTCAAACCAAAGATCACCTCGCCAGAGAAGTCACAGCGAGTCACCTCTCCATCCAGTGGGTATTCCAGCCAATCGAACACGCCCACAGCGCTCACCCCCGTGCCTGTGTTTTTAAAGTCGATGTCACCAGCAAATGGGAAGGGGAAGGCCAAGCCCAAGGTACCGGAAAGGAAGTCCTCTCTGATCTCCACGGCCTCTATCTCCTCCTcgtcctcttctctctcctccaacACCTGTACGGAAGGAAGTGGCACCGGGAGGAAGCCCGATTCAGCGCCGggctctccctctgcccctccaccccctcctccGCCTCTCCCCCCTTTACCATGTCCATATCCAGCAGACaagtctccccttcctcctccgcCTCCTCTAGCTGAGAGCTCCAGAGACTCTCCTGTGCCTCCCTCCCCTGTCTTCCCACCTCCCCCACCAGAAGCCCTGGTCCCCTTCTGCCCGTCCCCGGACAGgtgcccgcccccgccccccgcagcCCCCCTCTCCTTCTCCGGGCCCTCGGCTCCCTTGCCAAGACCTCCACCTTTCTTACCTGCCTCGCAGCCCCCGCCTGCCCCACCTCTGGACCCCAAACTTATGAGAGATACCAGGCCTTCTTGCAAAAACTCTGGACAGCCCGAACCCTCCCGGGGGGCTCCCAGGCCACCTGCCAGCAAGGAGGAGGGCTGCCGGCCCCCCATGCCCCTGATCACGGCGGAGGCGCTGCAGATGGTGCAGCTGAGGCCGGTGAGAAAGAACTCAGGCGCCGAGGCCACCCTGTTGTCTGAGCCATCAGGTGAGGAGCAAGGAACGCCGACTGCTCCACAGTATCACTTAAAGCCATCTGCTTTCCTGAGATCCCGAAATAGCATAAATGAAATGGAGAGCGAAAGCCAGCCTGCCTGTGTGCCGAGCTCGCCTGCCAAGAACCCAAGTCAGGGTGACCATGACAGTGCAGCCGAGCGTGGCGGGCCTCCGGGTCGCAGCCATGGAGCTGGGTGTCCCGGGCCCGGCCCCAGGACCAGTCCACTCCCAGACTCTTCTTCACCCAGCAAGAAGCCACCCCCTATCTCCAAGAAGCCCAAACTGTTCCTGGTGGTGCCACCTCCGCAGAGAGATTTCACTGCGGAGCCCACAGAGAGCGGGAGCGAAGCGTCCTCAGGCGTGCCCAGCGCCACTAAGGCAGAGGGAGGCTCTGGGCACAGCCAAGAGGCAAACGCGAACCCAGCAGCCCGAGCTGGTGCTCAGGCCCCAGCCCCAACCCCCAGCAGCTCCGTCGTGCTGGAAGGAGGAGCTTCAGGGTCCACAGCCCCTCGCCGTTCAGAAGCCCCCATGGTCCAGCCCGCTGCCTCGCCAGCCTCCACGCAAGAAGAGCCAGCCCGGAGCAGCGTGCACGGTGGGGGCGTCGTCGAGAGCAGCTTGTCTCGCCAGGATGGAGAAG CTGGGGCGCTGGAGTCCAACTTGGCTGCCACGGACGTGTGCGACTTCTCCACGGAAGAGGGGAGTGGCGAGGTGATGACTCCCACGAGGCCCCGGACCACCGAAGACCTGTTTGCAGCTATTCACAG ATCCAAAAGAAAAGTCCTTGGCCGGAAAGACTCGGCGGAGGATGATCACACCCGCAAccactccccctccccaccagtgACACCCACGGGTGCTGCCCCCAACCTGGCCTCCCCGAAACAAGTCGGGTCCATTCAGAGGAGCATGCGGAAGAGCAGCACGAGCAGCGACAACTTCAAGGCGCTGCTGCTGAAGAAGGGCAGCCGCTCGGACACCAGCGCGCGCATGTCGGCGGCGGAGATGCTGAAGACCACCGACCCGCGGTTCCAGAGGTCTAGGTCGGAGCCCTCGCCGGATGCCCCCGAAAGCCCGTCCAGCTGCTCCCCCAACAAGAATCGGAGGGCCCAGGAGGAGTGGGCCAAGAATGAAGGCCTGATGCCCCGCAGCCTGTCCTTCTCGGGCCCCAGGTACAGCCGCAGCCGGACGCCCCCGTCGGCGGCCAGCAGCAGGTACAGCCTGCGGAATCGCATCCAGAGCAGCCCCATGACGGTCATCTCCGAGGGCGAGGGCGAGGCGCCGGAGCCCGCCGACGGCAGGGCGCGCCGGCCGCTGGACGCTGCCAAGGGATGCGCCCTGGACACGCTGGCCGCGCAGGAGGTGGACCAGGGCCGGCTGCCGTGTGCCATGGAGCCCAGCTCAGCGGATGGGGCGGGCAGGGCGGAAGGCAAGGGTCTCTCGGAGCAGGGTAGGGGTGCTGGGCAGGAGGAGAGTTAG